The following nucleotide sequence is from Nesterenkonia xinjiangensis.
CACCGGCGAGGTCGCCGGGCCGCAGGACGCCCAGGAGATGGCCGCGGCTGTCCGCGCCCACCTGGCGCAGCGCTACTCAGCGGAGTTCGCCGACGGCGTGCGCGTGCTCTACGGCGGCTCCGTGAAGGCGAAGAACGTGGCGTCGATCCTGGCCGGTGCCGACGTCGACGGCGCCCTGGTCGGCGGCGCGAGCCTGGAGGCTGAGGAGTTCGCCGGCATCGCCTCTTTCGAGAAGCACGTCGACACGGGCGACGCAGGCTGACGCGCCGGGTTATCCTGATAGCTGCTGAAACAACAACCGTCCACGAAAGGCCGCTGTGTCTGCACTGACCATCGCCCTCCAGGTCCTCCTGGCCGTCATCAGCCTCCTGCTGATCCTGCTGATCCTGCTCCACAAGGGTCGCGGCGGCGGCATGTCCGACATGTTCGGCGGCGGCGTGACCTCCTCGCTGGGATCCTCCGGCGTCGCGGAGCGCAACCTCAATCGGCTCACCATCACGCTCGGCGTGATGTGGGGCCTCATCGTCGTCGCGCTCGGCCTGCTCATCCAGGTGAACGTGGACGTCTGACCGGCCCGGGGAAGCGTCCCCCGCACATCATCGCGAAGGCCCGCGACCCAGCGCCGTGAAGGGCTCGGTCGCGGGCCTTTCGCATGGTGGGGGCGTCTCGTGAAGAGGCTGAGAGCTGCTCAGCCGCCCCCGGGGTCACCCTCCAGATGCTGTGCGGGCAGATCGCGGCGGCGCAGGGGGTCGGGAGGACTCGGACCGATGTGGTCGATGCATCGGCGGAAGAGGGCCTTCGGGAAAGAAGAGCCCTCCGATCACGTCCACGCCCACCAAATCGCCGGGAGCCGGCTGCCAGCCCGCGGTCTCTCCGCGCA
It contains:
- the secG gene encoding preprotein translocase subunit SecG — translated: MSALTIALQVLLAVISLLLILLILLHKGRGGGMSDMFGGGVTSSLGSSGVAERNLNRLTITLGVMWGLIVVALGLLIQVNVDV